CTACCTAAGCTGTCATCAGCAAAAACGGGAAAGCGTTTCTTTGGAGGCAAGCCCATGATATTCACTGCTGACATCGAAGACTGGCAACAATCCGTTTACGATTTTGACCGCGCTGTATCCAACCGTGTAGTACGCAATACCAGCCGCTTGCTGGATATTTTAGATACACACAAGGTCAAAGGCACGTTCTTCATCCAAGGCATGGTGGCAGAAAAGTTTCCGCAATTGATCCGCAGCATCGCGCAAGCCGGTCACGAACTCGCCAGCCATTCACATACTCACCGCATGATTTACAACCTGACCGAAGCGCAATTTCGCGCCGAAATGCAACGTTCAGTCGGCTTATTAGAAGACATTAGCGGCACCAAAGTCATCGGTTTTCGCGCCCCCACGTTTTCGGTACGCGACGACATTCTCGACTGGTATTGCGCTGCGCTGCGGGAACAGGGGATTATTTACGACTCATCCATTATGTTAGCCACCGTGCGCCGTTGTTACGGCTTTAGTGATGACGGCATTTTGCAACGTATTGCGGAACGTGGGCTGGATTGCTACCCGATGAGTGTCAGCCGCGTATTCGGCAAGAATTTGCCGGTGATGGGCGGTGGTTATTTCCGCATTTACCCCTACTGGCTATCACGCTGGCTGGCACGCGATTTGAACCCTAACACCAGTATCTTCTACATGCACCCTTACGAACTGGATACTCACGAACATCGTGAAGTAGGACAACACGTCAAGATTCCGTTGAAAATGGCAGTCCACCAATTTGCCCGACGCAGCAGCATTCCGGGGAAACTCAATAAATTATTGCAGGATTACCCCTTCAGCTCATTCCGGGATCATTACTACGCCGCCACACCTACGGTAGCAAACGCGCCCCAATAATCCGGTAAGTGTCCGCACTCAACAAGGTATCCCAAAACGCATGGGAATCCGGCACCAACGCCCACGCAATAATCGTGGCAACCACCAGTGCGGTGGATTTTTCGCGCTTTTTCCAGTCGAGTATTTTTAATGCCGTGCCGAACGAGCGTTTAATGCGATGATTCATGAAGTCGACGCTGTATAATTCATCCAGCACCAAATGCAGCACAAACCCTAGGAACACAAACAAGCCAAACAACCACGCCACAAATGGCGATTCCCCCATCACATGGTGGGCAAAAGCTGTCATCAAAAACATGAACAATAACGCCGCCACCAAAGAATGGATCGACCCACGGTGTGTAGTGTATTCATGGAATACCATCCAAATCGGAAAGCGAATTAACCCAAAGGTGAGCAATCCCACGCCCCACAATTCCACAATCGACAAATTATTTTCGCTGGAAAACACCACCATGAAGGCGGCGAGAATCGCAAACAAGGAAAACATAATCCGACTGGGGTAAGCGTGTTGCAAATCAATATCCGGCAAAATACCGCCAATCGTTCCCAATAGCGCCAGCATCAAGGCTTCACGCGGCTCGGCTAAACCCACCTGCAAGCAGAGGACAGACAATAAGCCTGCCCCCGCTGCTGCCACGCTAATATGCGTACTAAAATTTGCCATATTGTCAGCAAATTACGCGGTTTTCGTCACAATAAACTGCTTGATCGCGTCAACATCCGCGTCCATCACGTCAAAACGCTGCGGCAAGCTTTCCAAATCGTTCATACTCGCCGGACGCACAGGGTCACGCCCCAAGGCTTCGCGAATGGAATCTTCAAACTTGGCAGGCAACGCCGTTTCCAACACCAACATGGGCACACCGACTTCACGCTGTTCCAACGCCACTTTCAAACCGTCAGCGGTATGCGTGTCAATCATTACGCCATACGTTTCAAACGTCTGGCGAATGGTTTGCATCCGGTGCGTATGCGAACTTACCCCCGACTGAAAACCGAATGTTGACACTTGCGCAAATACGCCATCCGCATTCAAATCAAACGCGCCGCCGTTATCCACTTCATTCCACAAACCGCGCACTTTGTCGCCATCGCGCCCGACTAAATCGAACACGAAACGCTCAAAATTCGACGCTTTGGAAATATCCATCGACGGGCTGCTGGTATGGTAGGTATTCGCCGCACCACGCGGACGGTACACGCCTGTACGGAAAAACTCATCCAACACATCGTTTTCGTTGGTTGCCACCACCAAATGCTTGATCGGCAAGCCCATCATCCGCGCAATATGCCCCGCGCACACATTCCCGAAATTACCGGAAGGCACGGCAAAGCTCACTTGCTGATCGTTTGAATCCGTCGCTGCAAAGTAGCCTTTGAAGTAGTACACAATCTGTGCCGCTACCCGCCCCCAGTTGATCGAATTGACTGCGCCAATTTTGTTTGCAGCCTTAAACGCATGATCGTTAGACACCGCTTTCACAATATCCTGACAATCATCAAACACGCCATTGACCGCGATATTGAAGATATTCTCATCTTGCAAACTGAACATTTGCGCGGTCTGGAAACGGCTCATTTTGCCATGTGGCGACAGCATGAACACATTCACGCCATGCTTACCACGCATCGCATATTCCGCCGACGAACCGGTATCGCCGGACGTCGCCCCCAGAATATTGATACCCTGCCCCGCTTTTGCCAGCACGTATTCAAACAGGTTGCCGAGCAATTGCATCGCCATGTCTTTAAACGCAATCGTCGGACCATTTG
The window above is part of the Thiothrix winogradskyi genome. Proteins encoded here:
- a CDS encoding polysaccharide deacetylase family protein: MIFTADIEDWQQSVYDFDRAVSNRVVRNTSRLLDILDTHKVKGTFFIQGMVAEKFPQLIRSIAQAGHELASHSHTHRMIYNLTEAQFRAEMQRSVGLLEDISGTKVIGFRAPTFSVRDDILDWYCAALREQGIIYDSSIMLATVRRCYGFSDDGILQRIAERGLDCYPMSVSRVFGKNLPVMGGGYFRIYPYWLSRWLARDLNPNTSIFYMHPYELDTHEHREVGQHVKIPLKMAVHQFARRSSIPGKLNKLLQDYPFSSFRDHYYAATPTVANAPQ
- a CDS encoding metal-dependent hydrolase is translated as MANFSTHISVAAAGAGLLSVLCLQVGLAEPREALMLALLGTIGGILPDIDLQHAYPSRIMFSLFAILAAFMVVFSSENNLSIVELWGVGLLTFGLIRFPIWMVFHEYTTHRGSIHSLVAALLFMFLMTAFAHHVMGESPFVAWLFGLFVFLGFVLHLVLDELYSVDFMNHRIKRSFGTALKILDWKKREKSTALVVATIIAWALVPDSHAFWDTLLSADTYRIIGARLLP
- the thrC gene encoding threonine synthase, translating into MKYISTRGQSPAQSFSEILLGGLAPDGGLYLPESYPHFSADDLTQMRGMNYRELAFAVLSRFATDIPATDLKAIIDKTYTAEVYCNVRDGENAADITPLHTLEPDLHLLCLSNGPTIAFKDMAMQLLGNLFEYVLAKAGQGINILGATSGDTGSSAEYAMRGKHGVNVFMLSPHGKMSRFQTAQMFSLQDENIFNIAVNGVFDDCQDIVKAVSNDHAFKAANKIGAVNSINWGRVAAQIVYYFKGYFAATDSNDQQVSFAVPSGNFGNVCAGHIARMMGLPIKHLVVATNENDVLDEFFRTGVYRPRGAANTYHTSSPSMDISKASNFERFVFDLVGRDGDKVRGLWNEVDNGGAFDLNADGVFAQVSTFGFQSGVSSHTHRMQTIRQTFETYGVMIDTHTADGLKVALEQREVGVPMLVLETALPAKFEDSIREALGRDPVRPASMNDLESLPQRFDVMDADVDAIKQFIVTKTA